The Flammeovirga yaeyamensis genome segment ATCTTCGAGAATAATATGGTGGTTCTTCCACTTTCTAAAACCTTCTAGATTATCTTCTCCTACGATGACTTTAAAATCGTGTTGAGGGTGTTTCTCTGAAAGATAGACCAAGGTATCCACAGTATAGCTCGGCTTAGGCATTCTAAACTCTATATCCGTCGCTTTAAAGTTGTAGTTTTTATCTATGGCCGCTTGTACCATATCCAAACGATCAAACTCGTGGAGTAGAGTACTTTTCTTTTTAAAAGGATTGTGAGGAGAAACAACAAACCAAACTTCGTCTACTTCTCCGCTTTGAACCATGGCATTTGCTAGAATTAAATGCCCAATATGTATAGGATTAAATGATCCGAAAAATAAACCTGTCTTTCTCATTTATCTTATTTTTTCCAACCTCTCAACATTTCTCTTTTACCAGGAGGGCCTGGGTAGCGTTCCACTTCGTAGCCTACGCTTACCAAGTCTCTTCTTAATTGACCTTTTGCACAGTAAGTCACAAATAAACCGTTTGAGGCCGTCAACTCAAAAGTTTTCTTTAAGTTATCCACAATCCATACTTCCGGTTGCTTGTTCGGTGCGAAGGCATCAAAGAAGATCACATCAAATGATAAGGTCGGAGTGAAGTGCTCTAAAGTTGTTTTTTGTTTGTGAAGTTTGAAGTTAGGTAGGATTTCTACCTCTTCATCCCAAGCAGCTTGATGTAAAGCCTCAAAATAAGGCGTCAGATGCTCATCTAGCAGTTGGTTATAGTTGAGTCCATCAATAAGCTCCTCTGATAAAGGAAAGGGCTCTAGGGTAACATAATTGATCTTTACTTCTGGGTATTTCAATGCTTGCTCTACCATCAAGATAGCGTTCAAACCTGTTCCCATTCCCACTTCGAGGATATTCACCTCTGTTTTTCCTTCCATAATGGCTTCGAATCCCGATTTGATAAATACATACCTCGATTCTGTTAAAGCACCGTGAGAGGAATGATAGGTCTCATTTAAGGCCTCATTGTATAAAGAGCTCGATCCGTCTCCTGTTTCTATAATTTTGATGTTACCCATACTGCAAAAATACACACTCATAAAATAAAGAAAAGGCTTTTAACCATGTTATTTCTCAAACCATAGTTAAAAGCCTTTGTTTCAAAAGCACAAAAAAAAGAGATCACCCGAAGATGATCTCTTAATTTATATTTTTAGAACGTTGTTCCTAGAAGAATTTATAACGCTCGTCTTTTACGTCTGAAAGCTCAGTTACTGCATTCAATACATTTTGGAATGCGTATCTAGTTGCTTGGTTTTCTACCTGACGTTGGTAGATAGTGTAATCCGCTGACTCTAATGCTTTGTCTGCTTTTCTTACTTTAACGATAACTACACTGTTCTCATCTACGA includes the following:
- the mnmD gene encoding tRNA (5-methylaminomethyl-2-thiouridine)(34)-methyltransferase MnmD, with the protein product MGNIKIIETGDGSSSLYNEALNETYHSSHGALTESRYVFIKSGFEAIMEGKTEVNILEVGMGTGLNAILMVEQALKYPEVKINYVTLEPFPLSEELIDGLNYNQLLDEHLTPYFEALHQAAWDEEVEILPNFKLHKQKTTLEHFTPTLSFDVIFFDAFAPNKQPEVWIVDNLKKTFELTASNGLFVTYCAKGQLRRDLVSVGYEVERYPGPPGKREMLRGWKK
- the nadD gene encoding nicotinate (nicotinamide) nucleotide adenylyltransferase translates to MRKTGLFFGSFNPIHIGHLILANAMVQSGEVDEVWFVVSPHNPFKKKSTLLHEFDRLDMVQAAIDKNYNFKATDIEFRMPKPSYTVDTLVYLSEKHPQHDFKVIVGEDNLEGFRKWKNHHIILEDYGLLVYPRPHAKTSDLKDHENVKLIEAPMVDISATYIRKSIQAKKDIRYMVPDGVRELIESKGFYKG